Proteins encoded by one window of Roseibium sp. Sym1:
- a CDS encoding polysaccharide deacetylase family protein: MTSYHRDYLGYGANPPVVEWPNGARVAVSIVINVEEGSEFSVRRGDAVNDRIFDMTAEPFPYPDIAMESHFDFGPRVGYWRIAKLLEAHGVAATLSATGETAQLYPWLFRDAVARGHEVAAHGWRWEGHQGLSPEEERDRIARTVAALAEAAGTRPVGWHTRTAASPRTRELLVEHGGFLYDSDAYDDELPRVIEGTSRPHVIMPYALDTNDMRFQLPNGFRDGSEFARYLCAAYDWLWQEGAQTPRMMSIGLHLRIIGRPARIGGLSDFLDHAARKGGAWFATRRAIAQHWLEHMHPQETAS, from the coding sequence GGTGCCAGGGTCGCCGTCTCCATCGTGATCAATGTGGAGGAAGGCTCGGAATTTTCGGTCCGGCGCGGCGATGCCGTCAACGACCGCATCTTCGACATGACGGCGGAACCGTTCCCCTATCCGGACATCGCCATGGAAAGTCACTTCGATTTCGGTCCCCGGGTCGGCTATTGGCGCATCGCGAAACTCCTCGAGGCGCACGGTGTCGCCGCGACCCTGAGCGCAACCGGTGAGACCGCGCAGCTCTATCCCTGGCTGTTCCGGGACGCTGTCGCCCGGGGCCACGAAGTCGCGGCCCACGGATGGCGGTGGGAAGGCCACCAGGGCCTTTCCCCGGAAGAGGAGCGCGACCGAATAGCCCGTACGGTCGCGGCTCTCGCAGAAGCCGCCGGCACGCGCCCTGTCGGCTGGCACACGCGAACCGCGGCGAGCCCGCGAACACGCGAGCTTCTCGTGGAACATGGCGGCTTCCTGTACGACAGCGACGCCTATGACGACGAGTTGCCGCGCGTCATCGAGGGCACCAGCCGGCCTCACGTGATCATGCCCTACGCGCTGGACACGAATGACATGCGGTTCCAGCTGCCCAACGGTTTCAGGGACGGAAGCGAGTTCGCGCGTTATCTTTGCGCGGCCTATGACTGGCTGTGGCAGGAGGGCGCGCAGACGCCCCGGATGATGAGCATCGGTCTTCACCTGCGGATCATCGGCAGACCCGCCCGCATCGGGGGACTGTCGGACTTTCTCGACCATGCCGCCCGGAAGGGAGGCGCCTGGTTTGCCACGCGGCGCGCGATCGCGCAGCACTGGCTTGAACACATGCACCCGCAGGAGACAGCCTCGTGA